The Spirochaetota bacterium genome has a segment encoding these proteins:
- a CDS encoding 3-phosphoglycerate dehydrogenase, with amino-acid sequence MFKIHKLDKISPEGLKRFPADLYEHASEMTDPDAIMVRSADMLSMVLPSSLLAIARAGAGVNNIPVDACSQRGIVVFNTPGANANAVKELVILGMLLSSRKVFDGIAWTRSLAGKGEEIPQLIEQGKSNFVGPEIKGKKLGVIGLGAVGLLVANDSLSLDMDVTGYDPYISIEAAWRLSRSVRRAISLDSLLSDSDFITLHAPLDETTRGMINREKFNIMKKGVRILNFARGGLVNNKDLKEALKNGTVARYVTDFPDEELINLDGVIPIPHLGASTPESEENCARMAADQLREFLEKGNIINSVNYPDCSLIQKSPKRILIANNNIPAIIGHITRTLADKKINIANMLNMSKGKYAYNIIDVDSAIDDAVIKQIKNVKDILMVRVI; translated from the coding sequence ATGTTTAAAATTCATAAACTTGATAAAATATCCCCCGAGGGATTAAAGCGCTTTCCAGCTGATCTGTATGAACACGCCTCAGAGATGACCGATCCTGATGCTATAATGGTCAGGAGCGCCGACATGTTATCCATGGTGCTTCCCTCATCGCTTCTGGCCATCGCCAGGGCCGGAGCCGGGGTCAACAACATACCTGTTGATGCATGCTCACAAAGAGGAATTGTCGTTTTCAATACTCCCGGGGCCAACGCCAACGCGGTGAAGGAGCTGGTCATCCTTGGGATGCTCCTGTCGTCCAGAAAAGTATTCGATGGGATAGCCTGGACGAGGAGCCTGGCCGGCAAGGGTGAAGAAATACCCCAGCTGATTGAGCAGGGTAAATCGAATTTTGTCGGACCGGAAATCAAGGGCAAAAAGCTGGGCGTAATCGGGCTCGGCGCTGTGGGTCTTCTCGTCGCCAATGATTCGCTTTCTCTGGACATGGATGTGACGGGTTATGATCCCTATATTTCAATCGAGGCTGCCTGGAGGCTCTCCCGTTCAGTCAGAAGGGCCATAAGCCTCGATTCGCTGCTTTCGGATTCTGATTTTATCACCCTTCACGCGCCTCTTGATGAAACAACCAGGGGAATGATCAATCGCGAGAAATTCAATATCATGAAAAAGGGCGTGCGGATTCTGAATTTCGCCCGCGGCGGCCTGGTAAACAACAAGGATCTCAAGGAGGCTTTGAAAAATGGTACCGTTGCACGCTACGTAACTGATTTTCCCGATGAAGAGCTGATCAATCTGGATGGCGTCATACCGATTCCTCATCTCGGAGCATCCACGCCTGAATCCGAGGAAAACTGCGCTCGCATGGCAGCCGATCAATTGCGCGAATTTCTTGAAAAAGGGAACATCATCAATTCAGTGAACTACCCCGATTGTTCATTAATTCAAAAATCGCCGAAGCGCATATTGATCGCCAACAACAATATCCCGGCCATTATCGGCCATATAACCAGGACCCTGGCGGATAAAAAGATCAATATCGCCAACATGCTGAACATGAGCAAAGGCAAATACGCCTATAATATCATTGATGTCGACAGCGCCATTGATGATGCGGTCATCAAACAGATCAAAAACGTTAAAGATATTTTGATGGTGAGAGTAATCTGA
- a CDS encoding redox-sensing transcriptional repressor Rex, whose amino-acid sequence MIISNKLLKNTKIPQPTLSRLCKIYSLLEEFRQKGETTISSQEIGKRLGEGSHSIRKDVGYLNESGTSGSGYKINRLQKRIQEAFGFNNQRNACIIGLGSLGSILINGHAPTLPCFSIIAGFDSNTNILETVQTSIPLYPTYEIPQVLKKENIEMAIITEPDRNMETIMDRLIEGGIRGIINMTPMIISSSDKSIYIRNLDIFTEFRFLSALFTLNPKEL is encoded by the coding sequence ATGATTATTTCTAATAAATTATTAAAAAATACGAAGATACCCCAACCCACACTTTCACGATTGTGCAAAATCTATTCTCTTCTTGAAGAGTTTCGACAGAAAGGTGAAACAACCATATCTTCTCAGGAAATCGGTAAAAGACTTGGCGAAGGTTCCCATAGTATTCGCAAGGATGTGGGATATCTCAACGAATCAGGAACCAGCGGTTCGGGATATAAAATAAATAGATTACAGAAAAGAATCCAGGAAGCCTTTGGGTTCAATAATCAACGCAATGCCTGTATCATTGGCCTTGGCAGCCTCGGTTCGATTTTGATCAATGGCCATGCCCCGACATTGCCTTGTTTTTCAATTATAGCCGGGTTCGATTCAAATACAAATATTTTGGAGACAGTGCAAACTTCAATCCCTCTTTATCCGACCTATGAAATTCCACAGGTTCTGAAAAAAGAAAATATTGAAATGGCTATCATCACTGAGCCGGATCGTAACATGGAAACAATCATGGACCGCTTGATTGAAGGCGGCATCAGGGGAATCATCAACATGACGCCGATGATTATCAGTTCTTCCGATAAATCGATCTATATACGTAACCTTGATATATTCACGGAATTCAGATTTCTATCAGCCCTTTTTACCCTTAATCCAAAGGAACTATAA
- a CDS encoding DUF1015 domain-containing protein: MATITEFKGLRPKKEFVAKVSALPYDVVSSDEARILAGDNKLSFYHVSKPEIDFSKGADLRNDKIFIHGRDYLKKMVNDGIYVQDETPYLYLYTQIMDGREQTGLIACVSIDDYNNKIIKKHELTREDKEIERTRHTDIINANTGQVFLFYRDNENKQSLMKKAMEIEPEYDYVSGDGVRQIIRVIRDSSVIEKFKAAFRDDVLYIADGHHRAASAVRVGLQRRNNNPGYTGVEEFNRFMAVIFPHRQLKIIAYNRIVHDLNGHTPEELIAKISERFSVEKTKNKESDAIHDIFMYLGGTWHKLNPRFDPGNDPINSLDVNILQEYILGPILGIEDPRTDKRIDFIGGKNSVEKIQKRVDSGSSMIGFSLCPTKIEQLMSVSDGDGIMPPKSTWFEPKLQSGIVLHLL, from the coding sequence ATGGCTACCATTACTGAATTTAAAGGACTCAGGCCTAAAAAAGAATTTGTCGCAAAAGTATCAGCCCTTCCCTATGATGTTGTCAGCAGCGATGAAGCACGGATCCTCGCCGGCGATAATAAGCTGAGCTTTTATCATGTATCAAAACCTGAAATTGATTTTTCCAAGGGCGCTGATCTTCGTAATGATAAAATTTTCATCCATGGCCGGGATTACCTGAAAAAGATGGTGAACGATGGCATATATGTACAGGACGAAACTCCATATCTATATCTCTATACGCAGATCATGGATGGCCGGGAGCAAACGGGCCTGATAGCCTGTGTCAGCATCGATGATTATAATAATAAAATAATCAAAAAACATGAGTTAACCAGGGAAGATAAGGAGATTGAACGGACCAGGCATACTGATATTATAAACGCCAATACGGGCCAGGTTTTCTTGTTTTACCGCGATAACGAAAACAAGCAGTCTCTCATGAAAAAAGCGATGGAGATCGAGCCGGAATATGACTATGTCAGCGGTGATGGCGTACGCCAGATCATCAGGGTAATCAGGGATTCCTCGGTTATTGAAAAATTCAAGGCCGCCTTCAGAGATGATGTGCTTTATATTGCGGACGGGCATCACCGGGCAGCATCGGCCGTAAGGGTAGGCCTGCAGCGTCGTAACAATAATCCTGGCTATACGGGAGTGGAGGAATTTAACCGCTTCATGGCTGTGATATTTCCTCACCGTCAACTGAAAATTATAGCGTATAACCGGATTGTGCATGATTTGAACGGACATACACCGGAAGAACTCATCGCGAAGATATCTGAAAGGTTTTCAGTGGAAAAAACGAAGAATAAGGAATCGGATGCTATTCATGATATCTTCATGTACCTGGGCGGCACATGGCATAAATTGAATCCTCGCTTCGATCCGGGGAATGACCCCATTAACAGCCTTGATGTAAATATACTCCAGGAATATATTCTCGGACCTATTCTCGGCATAGAGGATCCCCGTACGGATAAGCGGATAGATTTCATCGGTGGGAAAAACAGTGTTGAGAAAATTCAAAAAAGAGTGGATAGCGGATCTTCCATGATCGGGTTTTCACTATGCCCGACAAAAATCGAGCAATTGATGAGTGTTTCCGATGGGGATGGCATAATGCCGCCGAAATCGACCTGGTTCGAACCAAAACTCCAAAGCGGCATCGTGCTGCATCTTCTGTAG
- a CDS encoding C69 family dipeptidase, which produces MCDTMVSTPVSSADKAMIVGKNSDREPNEAQNITFIPAMDHPGGARVQCTYITIPQVKHTCAALLSRPFWMYGAEMGVNEYGVAIGNEAVFTKEKYHKKNDALLGMDMLRLALERSRNAKGAIDVIIDLLDRYGQGGVHTMGGTKYYHNSFIVADPMEAYVFESAGTQWVYKKVTDVASISNCLTIESDFDRTSYNVGAGHNNRNVTNHGQLFNFKEIFSDRLYTYFARGKVRKSCSFDMLASKKGSITSSDMMKVLRSHNMIEPYQPGKRPMQGICLHAGGLISSQTVGSMVAVLKKGRPPLVYFTGTSAPCMGIFKPHTIEKNQKKMHFGCQSRPSPFGGFDIYGSASSSFDESTLWWTGEVIHRHVLMNYSSLMPLIQSRRNEIESRIISSVEKKWNTSSSKDFSKICNGYAEELLKLNNDISEIIKKESPIYANKKEVSRWFATQWNSINSKAGFIFSERE; this is translated from the coding sequence ATGTGCGACACCATGGTGTCCACGCCGGTTTCATCGGCTGATAAAGCAATGATAGTGGGAAAGAACTCGGACAGGGAGCCGAACGAGGCTCAGAATATTACATTCATTCCTGCCATGGATCATCCTGGTGGAGCCAGGGTGCAGTGCACCTATATCACTATCCCGCAGGTAAAACATACCTGCGCTGCCCTTCTCTCAAGACCGTTCTGGATGTATGGCGCTGAAATGGGTGTGAACGAGTATGGCGTTGCCATCGGCAATGAAGCTGTGTTTACTAAAGAGAAATATCACAAAAAAAATGACGCCCTGCTGGGCATGGACATGTTACGGCTGGCGCTGGAAAGATCTCGAAACGCGAAGGGAGCCATTGATGTCATTATTGATTTGCTTGATAGATATGGTCAGGGCGGCGTTCATACAATGGGTGGGACCAAGTATTATCACAATTCATTTATCGTTGCTGATCCTATGGAAGCTTACGTTTTTGAATCCGCGGGAACACAATGGGTTTACAAAAAAGTTACAGATGTCGCCTCAATATCCAACTGCCTTACCATAGAAAGTGATTTTGACAGAACATCATACAATGTTGGCGCGGGGCACAATAATCGGAACGTGACAAATCATGGGCAGCTTTTTAATTTCAAGGAAATTTTCAGTGATAGACTATACACTTACTTTGCTCGGGGAAAAGTGAGAAAGTCCTGCAGTTTTGACATGCTGGCTTCGAAGAAGGGCTCAATTACCAGCAGCGATATGATGAAAGTTCTCAGGAGTCATAACATGATAGAGCCGTATCAACCCGGGAAAAGACCTATGCAAGGGATATGTTTGCATGCCGGTGGGCTCATTTCGTCGCAGACGGTGGGGTCCATGGTGGCGGTTTTGAAAAAGGGACGGCCCCCTCTGGTATATTTTACCGGGACATCGGCTCCATGTATGGGCATATTCAAGCCCCATACGATTGAGAAAAATCAAAAAAAAATGCATTTTGGGTGTCAATCCCGTCCATCGCCTTTCGGGGGATTTGACATATATGGCTCAGCATCGTCATCTTTTGACGAATCAACTCTCTGGTGGACCGGTGAGGTAATACATCGCCATGTACTGATGAACTATTCTTCCCTGATGCCGTTAATTCAATCAAGGAGGAATGAGATTGAAAGCCGTATTATAAGTTCTGTAGAAAAGAAATGGAATACCAGCAGCAGTAAGGATTTCTCGAAAATCTGCAATGGTTATGCTGAAGAATTATTAAAGTTGAATAATGACATTTCAGAAATTATTAAGAAAGAATCTCCTATTTATGCAAACAAAAAGGAAGTTTCCCGGTGGTTTGCCACTCAATGGAATAGCATTAATTCAAAAGCTGGATTTATCTTCTCGGAAAGAGAGTGA
- a CDS encoding PhnD/SsuA/transferrin family substrate-binding protein, with protein sequence MNSKKFLALITVIVCAVFFFPFHSKGYCAEKINFAVIFLGGPDTGEEGEKIISQFMTSLTKLTSMKKDSLQGKYFNNISDAKSYIKQNKNSYIMGSLGFYLANKKSMNLSPLAVVKIGGDDKEQYYLIVKKGAYKSLKQLKGKVLAGNILYEDTKFINKVIFDNKIDVTKHFQLKPSNRPLSAVRKLTSGQFDAVLLNNMQYNSLKNLDVFNKIEVIFQSSKMPALGLMMTNTKTNNAAKNKIVNAVTRMCNQADTKDACKNFGIDGFDKLEAETLKNEITKYEGNK encoded by the coding sequence ATGAATAGCAAGAAATTCTTAGCTTTAATAACAGTGATTGTGTGCGCCGTTTTTTTCTTTCCTTTTCATTCAAAAGGGTACTGTGCTGAAAAAATCAATTTTGCCGTAATATTTCTCGGTGGTCCCGATACCGGAGAGGAAGGCGAGAAAATTATATCCCAGTTCATGACATCATTGACAAAGCTGACATCCATGAAAAAGGATTCCCTTCAGGGGAAATATTTCAATAATATATCTGATGCAAAATCTTACATAAAACAGAATAAAAACTCCTATATCATGGGATCCCTCGGATTTTATCTGGCCAATAAAAAATCAATGAACCTGTCGCCGCTTGCAGTGGTTAAAATAGGCGGAGATGACAAGGAACAGTATTATCTGATCGTAAAAAAAGGTGCTTACAAATCATTGAAACAGCTGAAAGGAAAGGTTCTTGCCGGGAACATTCTGTATGAAGATACGAAATTCATCAATAAAGTGATATTCGATAATAAAATTGATGTAACGAAGCATTTTCAACTGAAGCCTTCCAACCGGCCCCTCTCGGCGGTCCGCAAGCTCACATCAGGTCAGTTCGATGCCGTTCTTCTCAATAATATGCAGTATAACAGCCTTAAAAATCTGGATGTGTTCAATAAAATTGAAGTGATCTTTCAATCCTCAAAAATGCCCGCCCTGGGATTGATGATGACGAATACAAAAACCAACAACGCCGCCAAGAATAAAATCGTCAATGCCGTGACCAGAATGTGCAACCAGGCAGACACCAAAGATGCGTGCAAGAACTTTGGAATTGACGGTTTTGACAAACTTGAAGCGGAGACTCTGAAAAATGAGATTACTAAATACGAAGGCAATAAGTAG
- a CDS encoding STAS domain-containing protein: MIEVTDKGENLFVIKIVMKEVHTLDVPDLKEKLQETIIEKGIKKLVVDLSDVKMITSSGIGIFLNINQSLKSQLRLAAANEEVKKVLDLTKVTSVIKLFPSINEAFSSFK, encoded by the coding sequence ATGATCGAAGTAACTGATAAAGGCGAAAACCTATTTGTCATCAAAATAGTGATGAAAGAAGTTCATACCCTTGATGTTCCTGATTTAAAAGAAAAACTACAGGAAACGATAATTGAGAAGGGAATTAAAAAGCTAGTTGTGGATCTAAGCGATGTTAAAATGATAACAAGCTCGGGTATCGGAATTTTCCTGAATATAAATCAAAGTTTGAAATCTCAATTGCGTCTTGCTGCTGCGAATGAGGAAGTAAAGAAAGTTCTTGATCTGACGAAAGTGACCTCGGTTATTAAATTATTCCCGAGTATCAATGAGGCTTTTTCAAGCTTTAAATAG
- the ruvB gene encoding Holliday junction branch migration DNA helicase RuvB translates to MDDERLTCSDGILKEEEHERTLRPSRFEEFIGQKKNTENLKIFIRSAKMRNVPLDHVLLAGPPGLGKTTLAFIISRELGVNMKATSAPVIDKAGDLASILTGLEEHDVLFIDEIHRLSPAIEEILYPALEDRSLDIVIGQGIGARSIKLNLAPFTLIGATTRTGLLTSALRDRFGINMRLDYYSIEELRDIALRSSSIIHCDIDEEAALEIAKRSRRTPRIVNRILKRVSDFATVEGLKKIDLAITRFALKKLEIDELGLDDMDRKFLSAIIQKYNGGPVGIKTIAISIGEEIDTLEDYYEPFLVQVGLLKRTPRGRVATPMAYQHMGIPYNGLSVDAGQENLFESDE, encoded by the coding sequence ATGGACGATGAACGATTGACATGTTCTGATGGCATCCTGAAAGAGGAGGAGCATGAACGGACGCTGAGGCCCTCCCGGTTTGAGGAATTCATAGGCCAGAAAAAGAACACTGAAAATCTTAAGATTTTCATACGGTCCGCCAAAATGAGGAATGTTCCCCTCGACCATGTTCTTCTGGCTGGGCCGCCGGGGCTTGGGAAGACGACTCTGGCTTTCATTATTTCAAGGGAGCTCGGAGTCAACATGAAGGCAACCTCCGCACCGGTCATAGACAAGGCCGGTGATCTCGCATCCATATTGACGGGTCTTGAGGAGCATGATGTTCTCTTCATCGACGAGATTCACAGGCTGTCTCCCGCTATCGAGGAAATACTCTATCCGGCATTGGAAGACCGGTCCCTTGACATAGTCATCGGCCAGGGCATCGGCGCGCGCAGCATTAAGCTGAACCTCGCACCGTTCACCCTCATAGGCGCAACGACAAGAACCGGGCTCCTCACATCGGCGCTGCGCGACCGTTTCGGCATAAACATGCGCCTCGATTATTACTCTATCGAGGAATTGCGGGATATTGCCCTCAGGTCTTCGTCGATCATTCATTGCGATATAGATGAAGAAGCTGCCCTTGAGATAGCCAAGAGATCGCGGAGAACACCCCGCATCGTGAACCGTATATTGAAACGGGTTTCGGATTTTGCCACGGTGGAGGGCCTGAAAAAAATAGATCTAGCCATTACGCGCTTCGCCCTGAAAAAGCTTGAAATAGACGAACTGGGCCTTGACGATATGGACCGGAAATTTCTTTCGGCCATCATACAGAAATACAACGGCGGGCCGGTCGGCATAAAGACCATAGCCATATCGATCGGGGAAGAAATTGACACTCTCGAAGATTATTATGAGCCTTTTCTTGTGCAGGTAGGCTTGCTGAAAAGGACCCCCCGGGGCAGAGTGGCCACCCCAATGGCCTATCAGCACATGGGAATCCCCTATAACGGCTTGAGCGTTGATGCCGGGCAGGAGAATCTTTTTGAAAGTGATGAATAA
- a CDS encoding PTS sugar transporter subunit IIA: MEFSDNLKKSNILLRPKSTTRWDLLSEMVDLAVKNKELDSCDCDELTKSLVEREKSMSTGIGNGVAIPHCTTTRVQDIVYIVAIVPQGVDFDSIDNQPVKIVILLLVPKSKLTQHIKTLANIAKLMSNETLRSTLITLKNPESVIKTIKDFENIKKQ, encoded by the coding sequence ATGGAATTTTCAGATAATCTTAAAAAAAGCAATATACTGTTAAGGCCGAAATCGACCACTCGGTGGGACTTGCTTTCAGAAATGGTGGATCTTGCCGTCAAGAACAAGGAACTTGATTCCTGTGATTGTGATGAATTGACAAAATCGCTCGTCGAAAGAGAAAAATCGATGAGCACGGGAATCGGCAATGGCGTTGCCATCCCTCATTGCACTACGACGCGAGTGCAGGACATAGTATATATAGTCGCCATCGTTCCGCAGGGCGTCGATTTTGATTCCATCGATAATCAGCCGGTAAAAATCGTTATTCTTCTTCTTGTGCCCAAAAGCAAGCTCACTCAGCACATCAAAACCCTGGCAAATATCGCCAAGCTCATGAGCAATGAAACTCTTCGCAGCACCTTGATAACATTAAAAAATCCCGAAAGCGTCATTAAAACAATTAAAGATTTTGAAAACATCAAAAAGCAGTAA
- the serC gene encoding 3-phosphoserine/phosphohydroxythreonine transaminase, with protein sequence MARVYNFSAGPAVLPEAVLQKASSELVEYKDTGMSVMEMSHRSKAYDDIIAGTESLLRDLMNIPKNYHVLFLQGGASTQFAMIPMNLLTKSKKVDIVHTGTWTQRAIDEIKRYGTCNIIASSEDKKFSYIPKLNKTSFSADADYFHICTNNTIEGTRFTSYPDTGSVPLVADMSSNILSEVVDVTLFGIIFAGAQKNIGPAGLTIVIIRDDLIGHAMDITPTMMNFKTHADSKSLYNTPPTYGIYMAKLVFEWLKDLGGVPEMQKINEEKASLLYDFLDSSSMFKSPITREDRSLMNIPFIATTKELEAQFIKEARNNGLVQLEGHRSVGGMRASIYNAMPVEGVKTLVNFMKKFESANK encoded by the coding sequence ATGGCACGAGTATACAATTTTTCAGCAGGTCCCGCAGTCCTTCCCGAAGCGGTTTTGCAAAAAGCCTCTAGCGAATTAGTGGAATATAAAGACACCGGCATGTCTGTCATGGAAATGAGCCACCGCTCAAAGGCCTATGACGACATCATTGCAGGCACCGAGTCCTTGCTGCGTGATCTCATGAACATTCCCAAAAACTATCATGTGCTTTTTCTCCAGGGAGGCGCTTCGACGCAATTCGCCATGATCCCGATGAACCTCCTTACCAAAAGCAAGAAAGTCGACATAGTCCATACTGGTACATGGACCCAGAGAGCAATAGATGAAATAAAGCGGTATGGCACCTGCAACATTATTGCTTCATCTGAGGATAAAAAATTTTCATATATTCCCAAACTGAATAAAACATCTTTTTCGGCCGATGCCGATTATTTTCACATCTGCACCAACAATACCATAGAGGGCACGCGTTTTACATCTTACCCGGATACTGGTTCCGTGCCGCTGGTTGCTGACATGTCTTCCAATATTTTATCCGAAGTTGTCGATGTTACTTTATTTGGAATAATCTTTGCCGGCGCACAGAAAAACATCGGTCCTGCCGGCCTTACCATTGTCATCATCCGCGACGATCTTATCGGCCATGCCATGGACATTACACCGACCATGATGAATTTCAAGACCCATGCCGATAGCAAATCCCTTTATAACACGCCTCCCACCTATGGAATCTATATGGCCAAGCTCGTGTTTGAATGGCTCAAGGACCTCGGCGGAGTACCGGAGATGCAAAAAATCAATGAGGAAAAAGCTTCTTTGTTATACGATTTCCTCGACAGCTCATCCATGTTCAAGAGTCCCATAACCAGGGAAGACCGGTCCCTGATGAATATTCCTTTCATAGCCACAACCAAGGAACTCGAAGCTCAATTCATCAAGGAAGCAAGAAACAACGGTCTCGTACAGTTGGAAGGTCACCGCTCCGTGGGAGGCATGAGGGCCAGTATCTACAACGCCATGCCTGTTGAAGGCGTTAAAACACTCGTAAATTTCATGAAGAAATTCGAATCCGCCAATAAGTAA